The DNA segment TTGCTCCTGGCGGAACTATCTTGACCTGGCAGCCTATTGTACCAAGCTTTTTTATTGCAATCGCATAGCCATGCTCAACAATAGTCTCACTGGGCTCACCCGAGTGCTTTATATAGCCTTGAGTAAACTTCTGGACACGTGAACGTGCTCCCGTAAGTTTACCGGATAGAATTACCTCGCATCCAAGGCCGCCCGACTCCATTACACGGCGGAGAATGCTTGTTCCGGCCTTTCTGAAGTACCAGCCGCGTTCAAGAGAATTCGCAAGGCGTTCTGCCATAATCTGTGCGTTAAAAGACGGATTGTCCACCTGCTGAACTTCAATCTGCGGTGATTCTATGCCGTAGTCGTTCTGAAGAGTCGATGTAATCTCACGTACTACTTTTCCGCCCTTTCCGATGACTATCCCCGGTTTTTCAGCAAATATCGTTATCTGCGTCCCGAGTGGAGTGCGAATAATATCCATTCCGCCGTATCCGGCCCTTTTGAGTTCTTTTGAGAAGAACTGCTCCACGCGTGCGCTGCGGATGCCGTCCTCGACAAATCTTCTCTCTACTGCCATTTACTCCACCTCTTTAACTATAATTTCAACATTCACAGATTCAGCGAATTTTGGTGTCGCCCTTCCCATTGCACGAGGGAAAACACCGCGTGTTCTTCTGCCCCTGTTTGCCGAAACCGAGAGTATCTCAAGTTTTTCGGTGTCAAGTCCGATGTACTCGGCATTTTTTTCAACGGATTTTAAAAGTCTGATAAATTCCGCCGATGCCTTTACAGGGTATCTTCCTGCATCCCACTTGTCAAGTCCGCGCTTGTGCGCTACATCCATATTGAATGTCTTGAAAGGAATTGCTTTTTTAACTGCAACAACATCCTCAAGATAGGCAATTGCCTTCTTTGTATTCTTGCCGCGTATGAACTTTGCAATCTCAATTGAGTGCTTAGGTGAGCATGGAAGTTCGTTTGCTTTTGCACGGGCGAATTTGTCCCCGTCCATCTTAAGTGAATAGTTTGTCCTTGCCATATCAATCACTTCAGCGGAACGAATTTACTTGACCTTGTTGCACCAATACCTGCACTTCCGTGTGTGACACGCTTTCTTGTCAGTGCAAACTCACCGAGGTACATAAATACCGCTTCAGGCTGTATTTCGACCTTCACAAAGTCCTTTCCGTTGTGTATCTCAACGCTTTTTCCAACCATTTCAGGCAGTATCACCATATCACGCTGGTGTGTCCTGATACGTTCGCTGCCATTTCGGAACTCAGCCAGAAGCTTCTCGTGTCCTTCAGAGAGACCGCGGTTGAATTTGCGGCGAGCTCTGGACGGCATAATTGGGAGAAGTTCACTCAGGCTCATCTGCTGAAGTTCCTCAATCTTGTAGCCGTGATAGGTGAACTCTTCTTTTCGCCTCGGCAACCTTTTCTGCTGTTTTTTTGCCATAATCTGCTACACTCCGTTATTTCCTTCCGGTCTGCCTTGCAGCAATCGATCCTACCTTTCTGCCCGGTGATGTACCGCGGGATACTGTCTTTGGACGTCCGCAGTGCTGGTGTCCACCGCCACCGAACGGGTGGTCGATAACGTTCATGCATACTCCTTTCACACGAGGCCACTTCGTAGCCTGCGTCTTCATCTTGTGGTATTTCTTACCGGCCTTTACAAACGGTTTTTCGCTTCTTCCGCCGCCTGCGACAATGCCTACAGTTGCACGGCAGTCCCCGTTGAACCACTTGTGCTTTCCGCTCGGCATCTTAAGACCTACACGGCCATCGTCAGACTTGCCTATAATCTGGGATAAAACCCCTGATGCACGGATGAATTTTCCGCCGTCGTTAGGTCTTGCCTCGACATTGCAGACATATGCACCGACAGGGATGTCTGCCATCCTGAGAGTGTTGCCGTTTTTAACCTCTGCTTCAGGACCCCATGCAACCTTTTCACCGACTCCCATGCCCTCTGTTATAAGCATGTAGATTTTCTTTCCGGAATCAAGCTCAACTTTTGCGATAGGTGCGTGCCTTGCAGGGTCATGCTCTATGTCAATAATGACACCGTGAATAGTCTCGGCTACATGTCCGGGATGTTTGAGCGAAGCCTTGTAAAGGTGCGAAGGTGCACGGTATGTAGGTCCTCCGCGTCCGCGGTTTTGTGATATAATACGTTTTCCCATCTACACCACCTTATAATACTCCAAGTCTGCTGAGAATTTCTTCTCCGTCCTTTTCGTCTGCAAAAGAAACTATTGCCTTCTTGTGCCCTTTCATCGTCATAAGGGTCTTTACAGAGACTACCTTTTTGTCAAACATCCTTTCTATTTCTTTTGCGACAAGTTCCTTTGAGGACTTGCGGTCGACGATAAACTGGAGTTTTCCGTCAAATTCAAGATCCCTTGAAGCTTTTTCAGAGACATAAGGGTATTTTATAATCATTTCAGCTCCTCCAGCTTCTTTACTGCAGAAACGGTCCAGACAGTAAGACGTCCTGCATGCGTTCCGGGTGCAAGGTGCTCAGTGTTAAGCTCTTCAACTGATACTGCATCAACGCCTGCAAGGTTTCTGGCTGCGCGAAGTGGTGCATCACCGGTAACAATTAACAGGCTCTTGCTCTGTTTGTAGCGGCGTCCGCGAAGCTTTCCGCGTCCTGCACGGATATTCCTTGAGTTCCTTGAGCGGATTACGTCTGCGTAAAGTCCGTTTTGCTCCAGGGCTTTTACAATGTCCTTTGTCTGCTCAAGCGATTCAAAAGAGTCATCAAATACAAAAGGTACTTTGCCTTCAAATTTGTGTCCGCGTGCAATAACAAGCTCTTCCTTTGTGGTTGCAGCTATTGCCGACCTGATTGCCTTCTTCTTTTCCTGCTTGTTCATCTTGCGGACAAGATTCTTTTCAGTCTTTGGCGGATGTGCCGCACGACCTCCCACGGCCTGTGGGATACGGGCTACACGTGAGCCGTTGTTTATTCTTGGCACCTGAGCAACGCCACGACCGCTACCCCAGGATTCTGCAGATGTCTTTATACCTGCATAAGGGTTCACACCGTGAGGCTGGTAGCGTGTGCTCTGAATCGCCAGTACTGCATTTTTGATAAGGTCAGGGCGGTATGGTTCATCAAATACAGCCGGAAGTTCTATTTCTCCTGCAACCCCGCCGTCAACCGATTTAATATCTGTCTTCATCTTTCAGATCATCCCTGCTTACTCATTGTGCTGACATAACTGACTGACGGTACGCGATCAACATGATCTCTGTTGCGGATTGCAGGTCTCAGCCTAATTAAACGCTTTACAGGGCCGGGGACAGACCCCTTGATTGCTATATATTTGCCCCTTACAAGGCCGTATTTTACAAATCCGCCTTCTGGATTGACCTCATCAGGAGAATCGCCTACTTTGAGAACACGCTTGTTGAACTCGGTTCTCTGCTGGTATCCCATCTGACCCATCTGGGGAACCTGCCACCTGACATGGTGAGGTGTCCACGGACCGAGGTTACCTATATGGCGTTTCTTTCCCTGACGTGAGTGTTTGCTCTTTTTTACCTGAATTCCCCAGCGCCTGACAGGGCCCTCTGTTCCCTTTCCGGTTGTGACGGCTGTCACATCGAGGTATTTTCCTACGTCAGACACGGCATCGAATTCAACTTCCTTTCCCAGAAGACCTGCTGCAAAGTCAAGGCGTGCCATAACGTCTCCTCCTGCAACACGGACCTCCATCATGTCCGGGACTTTCTTGGGGA comes from the Methanomicrobium sp. W14 genome and includes:
- a CDS encoding 30S ribosomal protein S3, with the protein product MAVERRFVEDGIRSARVEQFFSKELKRAGYGGMDIIRTPLGTQITIFAEKPGIVIGKGGKVVREITSTLQNDYGIESPQIEVQQVDNPSFNAQIMAERLANSLERGWYFRKAGTSILRRVMESGGLGCEVILSGKLTGARSRVQKFTQGYIKHSGEPSETIVEHGYAIAIKKLGTIGCQVKIVPPGAKLPDHFEVIEPEVKEFDPEEVSLKETVEEVPDEDVIGQEIDAEMEAAEDVPDQEDF
- a CDS encoding 50S ribosomal protein L22, translated to MARTNYSLKMDGDKFARAKANELPCSPKHSIEIAKFIRGKNTKKAIAYLEDVVAVKKAIPFKTFNMDVAHKRGLDKWDAGRYPVKASAEFIRLLKSVEKNAEYIGLDTEKLEILSVSANRGRRTRGVFPRAMGRATPKFAESVNVEIIVKEVE
- a CDS encoding 30S ribosomal protein S19 — encoded protein: MAKKQQKRLPRRKEEFTYHGYKIEELQQMSLSELLPIMPSRARRKFNRGLSEGHEKLLAEFRNGSERIRTHQRDMVILPEMVGKSVEIHNGKDFVKVEIQPEAVFMYLGEFALTRKRVTHGSAGIGATRSSKFVPLK
- a CDS encoding 50S ribosomal protein L2, which codes for MGKRIISQNRGRGGPTYRAPSHLYKASLKHPGHVAETIHGVIIDIEHDPARHAPIAKVELDSGKKIYMLITEGMGVGEKVAWGPEAEVKNGNTLRMADIPVGAYVCNVEARPNDGGKFIRASGVLSQIIGKSDDGRVGLKMPSGKHKWFNGDCRATVGIVAGGGRSEKPFVKAGKKYHKMKTQATKWPRVKGVCMNVIDHPFGGGGHQHCGRPKTVSRGTSPGRKVGSIAARQTGRK
- a CDS encoding 50S ribosomal protein L23, producing MIIKYPYVSEKASRDLEFDGKLQFIVDRKSSKELVAKEIERMFDKKVVSVKTLMTMKGHKKAIVSFADEKDGEEILSRLGVL
- the rpl4p gene encoding 50S ribosomal protein L4; its protein translation is MKTDIKSVDGGVAGEIELPAVFDEPYRPDLIKNAVLAIQSTRYQPHGVNPYAGIKTSAESWGSGRGVAQVPRINNGSRVARIPQAVGGRAAHPPKTEKNLVRKMNKQEKKKAIRSAIAATTKEELVIARGHKFEGKVPFVFDDSFESLEQTKDIVKALEQNGLYADVIRSRNSRNIRAGRGKLRGRRYKQSKSLLIVTGDAPLRAARNLAGVDAVSVEELNTEHLAPGTHAGRLTVWTVSAVKKLEELK
- a CDS encoding 50S ribosomal protein L3, yielding MAQISRPRRGSLAYSPRKRAKSQVPKYNSWPEYEGEPKLQGFAGYKAGMTHIVMVDDHKNSPSEGREISVPVTIVEIPPMKVVAVRAYSADTYGRHAFSEVWAEDVDETLDKRVNVPKKSNAEENTGKIREAIEKGIVSDIFALMYTQPSMLSGVPKKVPDMMEVRVAGGDVMARLDFAAGLLGKEVEFDAVSDVGKYLDVTAVTTGKGTEGPVRRWGIQVKKSKHSRQGKKRHIGNLGPWTPHHVRWQVPQMGQMGYQQRTEFNKRVLKVGDSPDEVNPEGGFVKYGLVRGKYIAIKGSVPGPVKRLIRLRPAIRNRDHVDRVPSVSYVSTMSKQG